The Rosa chinensis cultivar Old Blush chromosome 7, RchiOBHm-V2, whole genome shotgun sequence DNA segment TAATTATTAAAAAGATGCAAGACCTTGAAAACAAATGCTATGTTTCCCTTGCAGGGTTCAGTCAATTATCGTACAACAGCTAATTTGGAAAATtaccctgaaaaaaaaaaataacatgatTTCATGAGCTACAATTTCTCTGTGTGTTGAGACAAGCCaaaatttcttattattttcattgTTTCAAATAGGACATTCCCCGAGAGTTAACACTCTCATTGTAGAAACTCATCTATTGGAGGAAAAACTTGGATATAACAGCAGACTGCAAACCATATCTTTGTTATTAAGCAGGCACCATCTACAGAGGACCTGGAAAGGTTCCGTTCTCCCTTTGCTCATTCCATCTATCCACCTGGCATACACAAATAGTAAGCGTCACCCCTAGAGAACTGATAACCGCTAAAGAACACAGAACTGAAAGTAACTAAGCAGCTAACTATTGATAAGACAAGTGTTCTATTTATAGCAGGTGGGCAGATATTGAAAAGATCATGCTCAACAGCAGAACAAGCACGTGTGCACTGACCAGAATCATAAGAAATACGAAAGCATTACATTATAGCAGATAAGAACAAGCACAGTGGTAAAAGTTTCAGCTGTAACTGAATGTGCATTAGTTATATTAACAAAGATCAGCTAGTTTCTGAACACAGAACTCTTATCCATTTTGCGCCTATTACACAAAGCCACCTGAGTGTGCAGACACATAACCTACTCCACTCCACCCACACATTTTCCTCACCACATTCAGACCCAGCAGCAAAACTTGAATAAGATAAATAAGACACAAAAAGTATCTACAAAGTCGCTAATATAGAAAACATTGTCaacagatttcttcttcttttcacaaCTGCCTTATGTACACCAGGGCAGAATCAATTGATATAACTTTATATACAACTCACATTAGATACGACTTTCTTTTCAAGGGGATAAATACAGAAACCATATAAATAGAATGCTTAAAGATTGGCAAAAAGGAAATCTTATAAAACTCATTGCCCTTGTCTACATTTTGTTTTGAATCCTGACCCTAAGTGCAACACACACTTGCCAAAAGCCCTGGACCATATAGGGGCTAAAAACTGAGCATGTTTCTTGCCATAACAGTTTGTCAGAACTTGAATTAGATATTTGGCATAAAGAATGGTTCTATGGTAGAAACAACTTAATTACAATAAACTACGAACATCATACACATGACATATTCAGGATGCAAAAGCCATACTTCTAATATGGATCTAAATTAGGAAAATAAAATCCAAAGAAGTTCATCCGACAAAGTGGATAAATGAACAGACTCGAATAGAAGTTACATACCCATTCACCGGGGCAAAGAGAACGATAGTACTTTTTAAATTTATCACACTCTGGCGCTTCTTCCCCCTTTGCAGCTATGCACCTGATGAACATGAAAATATTCGAGACAATTTTGGTCAAACACCTCAAGAACATGCTAGGCTATAAGtagagaggaaaagaaggactTCATTTTATACTTACCGATGATATTCTACGTATCGGGTAAAGCAATGCCTGGTCTGATTTGTAGTTGGGAAACGGAAATCTGCTGGTGCTGTCTCAATCTGGACACAAAACAAGAATGTCAATGAACAGAtcaaacatatataagaaaAGTTAATAAGAAGCACACTATGccatcaaaagaaaataatctCTGATAATTGTAGCTGCAGATTAACCTTAATTTCAGGTGTCTCTTCAACTGCTTCTTGGTCAACAGATGTTTCAGTACTATCACTGCTTTCTTCAGGAGCTGCTTCACTGCTTTCTTCAGGAGCTGCTTCACTGCTGTTCTCAGAGGCAGGTTTTGTTTCAGTTTCAGCGACAGTAGGACTGACTTCACTGGTTTCTTCACTAGCTGGTGTAACTACTGGACTTTCTTCTGGAGCAGCAGGCGCTTCTTCAGCTTTCTCAGAGACAACTTCCTTGGAAGGTACATTGTCCGGGGTCTCAACCACTTTTACTTCAACAGGCTTGGTTACCACATCTGGTTTCTCCAATGCGTATTGCTACAAGTCAAGGTATgacagaaaaatatttcaaccACGTTGTTTAATATCATTAAAAGAATGGAATCCAGAAGGAGATTTATAACAAAGTATATTAAAGGTAACTAGGGGTGAGTGCAACCAAATTAATATTCTCCAGCAAACAACATGGTGTGCATCAACCAGCAAGAAAACTATCACGAACATACATTGCCCAACTCCATCACAAAAGTCCATACTTACTAAGTGGGAAAATTTTACAGTTCAAAGGAAATGGGCACTACCATCTACCGTGATTACCAAGCATGTGGGTACCAGAAGAACTCCCACACAATCGTATAATCAGAAAGCATACATAACAAGATTACTCCGTACTACCATATAGTGCCAGAAATATTTTCCTACTTTCTGTTTTCCCAAGCTCAAGCTTGGTCAAAAGTCGCATGACAAACTGAGCATGTTAAAAATCATGGACCCATCACTCATCAGAATCCGGCACTAAGATTATGTTATACGCCCCACAAAACATACTCTAAACTTGATCATACATTATCTTCTCAAACTATGCTGAACTCCAATCTCATCTTCCATCAGCAGGTCTCTTCTAAGGAGATGTTATTCAATCCAAAATAACCACATTTATTGTACAATTCTTTAACAGCCTAATTGATACACTAGTCTAAAAATGCTTGTCTATAATCCAAGAATTGAAATGTTGCTAATCAGTTCAGTAAACATATTCAAAACAAACCGAAATGCACATCACACCGATTCGGTCAACACCATAACACTTGTCAAAACAAGAGTAACTAATCGCATTTTACACACCAAATCTCATCCCTACAACTCAGCCAGCAGGAGGAAATCCAAAGACAAAGACACCCAATCAAATTTTCAAGTAAACCTCGCAAGCTTCATCTGATTCGCACGAAAAATCAATCCCTCATatgacttcaaaaaaaaaaaaaaaatggaattcATCTACATAGAATCTTTGAAATCGAAGCATACTAGATCCAGAAACGGACGCAAAAAATTCCCGAATTCTTTAAATTTGAACAGAGGTATGAGTAGATCGAACGGAAACAGTGACTACGGAAAATGTAAAACTGcggcaaagagaagaagattcGAGAGGGGTACCTCAGCTAGGGTTTGGGGTTTGTCGGCTTGCGGCTCCGCCATTagtggaagaggaggaggaagcgaTCTACCTCAGCTGCGCTAGCGTTTTATCTTATTGGGTAGCCAAAGCAGAAAGAGAGCGATCGAGAATGAGAGGGTGGGCGACTCAAGGACCTGGGTGATGGGTCTTACAGTGTAAGATGTGAGTATTTTTACTGCGTTACTGCGGTGGTAACTGGTGAAGTTGAAATTTTTGGTGATGACAAATTGCTGCGGAGCGGTGGTCACGGAATGCGTGCGGTAATTTTATATCGAATGATCGAGATTTTTAGTGATCAAAGGTAAGGATTGAAAACAATTTTTGGTGATAAAAGAATATCGATTATAACTATAAGAACCCGTCTGATGTGGTAAGATCAGTCGAGCGATCTAATATAAAAGCTGCATATCTagcatttgaatttgaatttctaTTAATTTGTGACCAGCATATTTAAGAGGTTTTTAGAATCGTGAGTTTGCGGGAGGAGATTAGTTTAGTTTTGTGAGATACTTTTGTCGATTTCAATATAAATGCTTACTAGATGGAAATGTTACCGTATGCACATTTTTCCTACAaaggtattaaaaaaattacaatgGCAAAGATTTGGGTGCATTTTTGCAGGTTTTTTAAATGGAAAAATGTTCTAGAATCAGATTCTCGTGGTCATACTTGGCTGCTGATGGTTGCCGGTGGATGAGGTTCTTGCACATTGCTAGGCAGCTGGCCTATAATCCAAGTTTCAATGTATTTATCACACGTTTATCACACGCTTGGTTTAATATGTCTCTTCTTGGGCCTCGCCCAGTTGGCCCAAAACCTATATGGGCTTTGAGATTGGTCATAGTCTTGTAGAAATGATATGTAATGTCTCAAAGCTTCCATCACATTACCCAGTTTTTGGCAAGAACATTGGGGCATTATCATACCAAGGTTGCTTGCTAGTTTGACAGCTTGACATGGATTTAAACTCAAAAGATTTCAACACATTCTCCAACCTAGCTGAGGCGAATCAGAACTTTGGGTAACAAATTACTTTGTCTATTGTCCACGTGTCAAATACTCATCCGACGCTTGTACTATGTCTTTATGAATTATAAACTTGATTTATCTTAATCTTGaactttaatttttattttttcacctGATATATGTGATAACCTAACTACTGCATAAAATAAGTAAATCTTTTGAACACCGCTCTGATGTGAATATGCATTCTTTTATCAATGAACTTATCAGTTCTACTACTATTAAAAACTGATACTAGTTGCAAACCCTAGCTAGAAAGCGCCTCATGCACTTGGTTTTCTTCACAGAGATTTCATGCCTTGTCCGATAGCACGTCCTCATAGCCTCATTGTTGAATAGGCCTTTCAAGGTGTAAGGATCATTCATACAAGGTGATTACTCAATGACAGCTTGTTGAATTAGTGTACaattttttgttatataaacATCGATGTTGAGTTGTTAAATAGATAATACAGCGGCGCCAGGGGGGGGAGAACAAAACTCAATCCTTACAGCCACTATCCATTGACACTATCGATCAAATGATTCATATTATAGTGCAACAATGTAGCTAATCCGCAACACAATGTGTATAGTTTATCAACTTGTATGTGAGAATGATGAAATCTAGATAGAGAGAAAAATTGACTCGCCTACTGAAGTTAGGGGTAAAGTTTTGTTATCTTCTCAGTTTTCTTTTACCTAGCCACATCATTGTGTCTTGAAAAGTTCCAAGAAAGGGCAATAGGAGTATTAAGAAAATGGCAATTATGTTTTAGTATATCTCATTTCCCCAAGTagaacaagaaaaacaaaatgttaGAACTTAATCAAAACTACactccaaacacaccctatggGTGTGGATAATTACGTGGGAAGTTATTCCACAAAATGTGGAGAAAATCGCTGcacattgttttttattttttatttttttgttaaatttcttttatttgtgaattgactaTTTTGTCTTTCTtaaatatttcagttcaaatattttttaatatttgagggatattttggtaaaaattttCTATTTTGGCTGACAAGCCCTTTTcacttaataatagtatagatgtgGTCTTTGAGTGTGCCTGGTGTGAGTGGAGGTTGGGCGGTTCATGTTTCGGGGTTTTGTTTCGGTTGGATATAACGGAGAAGGTGGGATAGGTTGGCAGAGACTAGTTGAATAGCGGTGGAGGCCGTGGTCTCTAAGGCGAGATCAGGAAGCCAGCCCTCTTCAGGTTTTGTCGGTGGTGGCAGATCTAGACGGGTGATTTTCATAAGAGGATTGGATGTGTGGGTTCAATTCCAGCATGAATTTCCCCCAAATTGGAGTTGGGTCGGTCGACTCAGGTTGCGGAGGTGGAGGTCAGGTGAGGATGTGTGGAAGGAAGGCGGTGGTTGTCCAAGCGAGCTTCCGGTATGATGCTCCCCACAGTCCTCAACTTGGGCCTAGGCTAGGTGGTTCATGGACTTGGGCTTAGGCTTTTGCTTTGGGCCAAGACTATTttaggttttatttattttgtcttttgCTTTTAAATATATGTGGCTCAATGTCAGCAATAAGTCCCTATCTTTTTGTGATAGGGCGACGTGGGCTCTGTCCCAATTTgtgcaccttgtgtgcctttTTACCCTAGTTAGGTAAAAAGTTGTCAGGTggcaacctcctagtggtaaGATAAAACTAAGCGACCCCGTTCTTAATTCTAGTTGGCAACATTAATGGGAAAGCTGCATTACTTGTACTGATGTTTCGTGTTCGAGTTATCTTTACATTATGTCAAACAAAATGGAATAGCTAGTTAAGTACTCTTTGCTAGTTTatgcatgttagaatacatagattttatggagacttttgatattattttgggAATTTCTCTCAATGCTTGTTGTGCTCTAGAGTTCAGGCTCTATGTCCCTCCTCCCTCCGGCGGTATTCTGCAGCTTCATTAATTGAgtcttgagggcagccgcaatGAGAGAATACTCGTAGTGATTTTGATAGTACTCATAGAAGCACAAATTAAAATTTGGTTGTGCTTAATGCTTATAACATGTTACATAAACAGTCACATCGAGTTCTCAACAAATTTTCTACGGTTCATGCACTGCACAAAACCATATATGCGGATGCGATTATTAAAAGATGACTTTCTAATCCAATGAGTCACGTCCGTACCAAACTTAAGGCTATCATGATTCATGACCAAATAAGGACTGGCTAGTAGCCaccaatagaatttttttttggtgaatacCACCGAAAAATGAATGCCACCAATAGAATTTAGTTCCCTAAGAAACTATCACTTGCATGTTATGTCAATCATTTGATAGTAATCTTAGGAATTAGGCCATTTCGCAGAAAATGATCCCTTTCAGGGACCAGGAATTAACTAGACAAAGGaaaaaacaagaagagaagAGGAATTATTCTTTGATTTAGGTATCCATCCCAAACATTTTGGCAACTATATAGTTATCACGAATTTGTACTGTATATTGAAGACTACATATATTGTTAATGattttaaataaatttaattCTCTATTCTTGAAATGTACACATCCTTCATAAAAGTCCATCCAAATTGACTACCATAGTCGGGAGGAACCACCAAATTTCCTTTGTCTCTATATCAATTGAGCTCCTGGGGACGGGGCCCAAAAAATTATAGATGTTTGAGTTTTGACTAGTAAAATATCTTCGATTGGCAATAGTTGATCTCTTAAAAATAGTAATTATAATAACAgagtaacaaataaaaaatgtaatgatatggacaaaaaaataaagactgAAATTTTGGAACTCAATCAAAACGggattttctttgtttgttcttCAAATGAAGATGAACACTTATAATAATCACCTTTACCAAGTACAAAGTTATGACATGATTAGATTCTTATAAGCATCCCCCACTTCATTATTGATTCTATGATCTTTTCTCTTTGCCGTACAGATTACATGATAAAATCAAGTGATAAGTAAAAAgttttagattttctttgaccATAATAGTTTTTATGTTTCAATTAGTAAAAGAAATCACAATGAAAAACTTCTTGTACAACCAGGAGCTAATATCTCAAAATTAAGAGCATTGAAAGTAGAAAGGGGTGGAGAGTTTCTCCAGAGTCCAGACTTGAGTAGTATAATTGTGACCGGTGTCTGCAATACCATCAGCTAGGAAATTAACCTCCTTCTTGATATCTTGACCATAATAGTTGCATATAGTCATATACTAATTCTACATTCTCATTAATGTGCCAAATAGAGCACACAATGTCTTTACTGGATTTGATTCGTAGGGCCAAATAGCACGTATTtttatgagatttctgagtGTGTTTACTTAAACCAGAGTACCAGACAAAGAGAAATGGGAGTTTCAGGCAGGTCCATTGGAATTGCATAGACGACCTTTTTCAGCCTTGGGTGTTCTCTAGGTGATGATGAGTTATGAGGACATTGAGACCAAACTTATTTGAATTTAGATGCAACATTTGGCAACGTAGGGTAATTGTAACGGG contains these protein-coding regions:
- the LOC112180774 gene encoding cytochrome c oxidase subunit 6b-1 — its product is MAEPQADKPQTLAEQYALEKPDVVTKPVEVKVVETPDNVPSKEVVSEKAEEAPAAPEESPVVTPASEETSEVSPTVAETETKPASENSSEAAPEESSEAAPEESSDSTETSVDQEAVEETPEIKIETAPADFRFPTTNQTRHCFTRYVEYHRCIAAKGEEAPECDKFKKYYRSLCPGEWVDRWNEQRENGTFPGPL